From Campylobacter concisus, a single genomic window includes:
- the thrS gene encoding threonine--tRNA ligase: MSDIIAYKLNGEIVDTQSIAGQESSAEPIYFDNSKEALHVIRHSCAHLMAQAIKSLYPKAKFFVGPNVEDGFYYDFRVDDEGTKLGESDLAAIEDKMKELAEKKIDIIKTCSTKANMSEKFKGDDLKQEVLKRIPDGEVSSYSQGDFEDLCRGPHVPNTKFLKFFKLTRVAGAYLGGDESREMLTRIYGTAYADKESLKEHIRIIEEAKKRDHRKLGTEMKLFTFDEEVGGGLPIWLPNGGRLRSKLEQLLYKAHRDRGYEPVRGPELLKADVWRRSGHYANYKENMYFTTIDETEYGIKPMNCVGHIKVYQSDIRSYRDLPLKFFEYGVVHRHEKSGVLHGLFRVREFAQDDSHIFCMPSQIKENILEILKFAGKIMENFGFHYEMEISTKPAKAIGGDEIWETATKALKEALDENGFKYGIDEGGGAFYGPKIDIKITDALKRKWQCGTIQVDFNLPERFDLGYIDANNERQRPVMLHRALLGSFERFIGILLEHTAGELPFFIAPTQVVIVPISDAHLDYAKEISRELRKINVDSEIASKNESLNKRIRTAEKQRVPMIVVLGDNEVANKSVALRDRQARTQSDMSLAEFINLTKEKLSEVHF, encoded by the coding sequence ATGAGCGATATCATCGCATACAAACTAAATGGCGAAATAGTCGATACTCAAAGTATCGCAGGGCAAGAAAGTAGTGCTGAGCCTATCTATTTTGACAACTCAAAAGAAGCACTACACGTTATCAGACACTCCTGTGCACACCTAATGGCGCAAGCTATCAAATCACTCTATCCAAAGGCAAAATTCTTTGTTGGACCAAATGTAGAAGATGGATTTTATTATGATTTTAGAGTTGATGATGAGGGCACAAAGCTAGGCGAGAGCGATCTAGCTGCAATCGAAGATAAGATGAAAGAGCTTGCTGAGAAGAAAATTGATATCATCAAAACCTGCTCGACCAAAGCTAATATGAGTGAGAAATTTAAAGGTGACGACCTAAAACAAGAGGTCTTAAAAAGAATTCCAGATGGCGAAGTGAGCAGCTATTCACAAGGCGATTTTGAAGATCTTTGCCGCGGACCACACGTACCAAATACTAAATTTTTAAAATTTTTCAAGCTTACACGCGTGGCTGGAGCTTATCTTGGTGGCGATGAGAGCCGTGAGATGCTAACTAGAATTTATGGCACAGCTTATGCAGATAAAGAGAGTTTAAAAGAGCATATCCGCATAATCGAAGAGGCTAAAAAGCGTGACCATAGAAAGCTTGGCACCGAGATGAAACTATTTACTTTTGATGAAGAAGTGGGTGGCGGCTTGCCGATATGGTTACCAAATGGTGGACGCTTAAGATCAAAACTAGAGCAACTTCTATACAAAGCTCACCGCGACCGTGGCTACGAGCCAGTGCGTGGGCCAGAGCTTTTAAAGGCTGATGTGTGGAGAAGAAGCGGTCACTACGCAAACTATAAAGAAAATATGTACTTTACGACGATCGACGAGACAGAGTATGGCATCAAGCCGATGAACTGCGTTGGTCACATCAAAGTCTATCAAAGTGACATCCGCTCTTACCGCGATTTACCACTTAAATTTTTCGAATACGGCGTAGTGCATCGTCATGAAAAAAGTGGCGTTTTACATGGACTTTTTAGAGTTCGCGAATTTGCACAAGACGACTCGCACATCTTTTGTATGCCGAGCCAAATCAAAGAAAATATCCTAGAAATTCTAAAATTTGCTGGCAAAATAATGGAAAATTTCGGCTTTCATTACGAGATGGAAATTTCAACCAAACCAGCTAAAGCGATCGGTGGGGATGAAATTTGGGAAACTGCGACCAAAGCGCTAAAAGAAGCGCTTGATGAAAATGGCTTTAAATACGGTATCGACGAGGGCGGTGGTGCATTTTACGGACCAAAGATCGACATTAAGATAACTGACGCGCTTAAGAGAAAGTGGCAGTGCGGCACGATACAAGTCGATTTTAACTTGCCAGAGCGCTTTGATCTAGGCTACATCGATGCAAATAACGAAAGACAACGCCCAGTAATGCTTCACAGAGCCTTACTTGGCAGTTTTGAGAGATTTATAGGAATTTTACTTGAGCACACTGCTGGTGAGCTACCATTTTTCATAGCTCCTACGCAAGTCGTCATCGTGCCTATTAGCGACGCGCATTTAGACTACGCAAAAGAGATTTCACGCGAGCTAAGAAAGATCAACGTCGATAGCGAGATCGCAAGTAAAAATGAGAGTTTAAATAAAAGAATAAGAACGGCTGAAAAACAAAGGGTGCCTATGATAGTCGTGCTAGGTGATAACGAAGTAGCAAACAAGAGCGTTGCGCTACGCGACAGACAGGCTAGGACGCAGAGCGATATGAGCTTGGCGGAATTTATAAATTTAACGAAGGAGAAACTTAGTGAGGTACATTTTTGA
- the gdhA gene encoding NADP-specific glutamate dehydrogenase, producing MSEYIEKTMEWIKKTNPGQGVFVQAATEVLNSLEPLIKRESKYQKHAILERIVIPERTVIFRVTYTGDDGRPQVNNGYRVQFNSAVGPYKGGIRLHPSVDLGVLKFLGFEQIFKNSLTGVNIGGAKGGSTFDPKGKSEGEIMRFCQAFMSELYRHIGNTVDVPAGDIGVGAREIGYMFGQYKKLTGRFDGILTGKGLNWGGSLARTEATGYGLVYFTQNMLQKAGLGLEGKKCSISGSGNVAIYTVEKLYQVGALPITVSDSNGYVYDAEGIDLAVLKELKEVKRARLSEYVKFRPNAKYVSVSEYKEGRNGVWDVPCDGAFPCATQNELHLADIKTLYANGCRFVAEGANMPSTLDAINFMLAQKDFYFAPAKAANAGGVGTSGLEMMQNAGMTAWSFEKVDHRLHGIMNHIFELSYETSKEFGDEGNLVLGSNIAGFRKVADAMIDQGYV from the coding sequence ATGAGCGAGTATATCGAAAAAACGATGGAGTGGATAAAAAAGACCAATCCGGGTCAAGGCGTCTTTGTCCAGGCTGCGACCGAGGTGCTAAACAGCCTCGAGCCGCTTATAAAAAGAGAGAGCAAGTACCAAAAACACGCGATCCTAGAGCGCATCGTGATACCCGAGCGCACGGTGATCTTTCGCGTCACGTACACAGGCGACGACGGCAGACCGCAGGTAAATAACGGCTACCGCGTGCAGTTTAACTCAGCCGTCGGCCCCTATAAAGGCGGCATCAGACTGCATCCTAGCGTGGATCTTGGCGTGCTAAAATTTCTAGGATTTGAGCAAATTTTTAAAAACTCGCTCACCGGCGTAAATATCGGCGGCGCAAAAGGCGGCAGCACCTTTGATCCAAAAGGCAAAAGTGAGGGCGAGATAATGCGCTTTTGCCAGGCGTTTATGAGCGAGCTTTACCGCCACATCGGCAACACCGTGGACGTGCCCGCAGGCGACATCGGCGTTGGCGCGCGCGAGATCGGATATATGTTTGGGCAGTACAAAAAACTTACGGGCAGGTTTGACGGCATACTCACGGGCAAAGGCCTAAACTGGGGCGGCAGCCTAGCGCGCACGGAGGCGACCGGATACGGGTTAGTTTATTTTACGCAAAATATGCTGCAAAAAGCAGGCCTGGGACTAGAGGGCAAAAAATGCAGCATAAGCGGTAGCGGAAACGTCGCCATCTACACGGTAGAAAAGCTCTATCAAGTAGGCGCGCTGCCTATCACGGTTTCTGATTCAAACGGATACGTTTACGACGCCGAGGGCATCGATCTAGCGGTGCTTAAGGAGCTAAAAGAGGTCAAACGCGCGCGCCTTAGCGAATACGTCAAATTTAGACCGAACGCAAAATACGTAAGCGTGAGCGAGTACAAAGAGGGCAGAAACGGCGTGTGGGACGTGCCGTGCGACGGAGCGTTTCCGTGCGCGACACAAAACGAACTGCATCTAGCCGACATCAAGACGCTCTACGCTAACGGCTGCCGCTTCGTGGCTGAGGGTGCGAACATGCCAAGCACGCTTGATGCGATAAATTTCATGCTAGCGCAAAAGGATTTTTACTTCGCTCCGGCAAAGGCGGCAAACGCGGGCGGCGTGGGCACGTCAGGCCTTGAGATGATGCAAAATGCCGGCATGACCGCATGGAGCTTTGAAAAGGTCGATCACAGACTGCACGGCATAATGAATCATATCTTTGAGCTTAGCTACGAGACTAGCAAGGAGTTTGGCGACGAGGGAAATCTGGTGCTTGGCTCAAATATCGCGGGCTTTCGCAAGGTGGCCGATGCCATGATAGATCAGGGATATGTGTAG
- a CDS encoding acetyl-CoA carboxylase subunit A: protein MIHKILIANRGEIAVRIVRACRDLHIQSVGIYTAPDSECLHVRIADEAYQVGEDPIKGYLDAKAIVKLAKECGADAIHPGYGFLSENYEFAKAVEDAGLIFIGPKAEVIRKMGDKNIARYLMKRNGIPIVPGTEKLNDESMDAIKEHARRIGYPVILKASGGGGGRGIREVWQEEDMQDAFESCTREAKTYFNNDEVFMEKLVVNPRHIEFQILGDNYGNIIHLCERDCSIQRRHQKIIEIAPCPSISENLRKIMGVTAVAAAKAVGYSNVGTIEFLLDDYNNFYFMEMNTRIQVEHGITEEITGHDLVVRQIRIAAGEILEIEQSDIKPRGYAIEARITAENVWENFIPAPGTIEGYYPALGPSVRVDSHVYKDYTIPPFYDSLIAKLIVKATDYDLAVNKLERALEEFTIEGVRTIIPFLLTISKSKEFRRGFFDTSYVEKNLKTILENTYDDMNKEPNDDLEDVIVEAIKRYKKKR from the coding sequence ATGATACATAAAATTCTTATCGCAAATCGTGGTGAGATCGCAGTTAGGATAGTCAGAGCTTGTAGGGATTTACACATCCAAAGCGTAGGAATTTACACAGCGCCAGACAGCGAGTGCTTGCATGTAAGGATAGCTGATGAGGCCTATCAAGTGGGCGAAGATCCGATCAAAGGTTATCTTGACGCCAAAGCTATCGTAAAGCTTGCTAAAGAGTGCGGGGCTGACGCGATACACCCAGGATACGGCTTTTTAAGCGAAAACTACGAATTTGCAAAGGCGGTCGAGGACGCTGGACTTATCTTTATCGGTCCAAAGGCTGAAGTGATCAGAAAAATGGGTGATAAAAATATCGCAAGATACCTGATGAAGAGAAACGGCATACCAATCGTTCCAGGCACAGAAAAGCTAAATGACGAGAGTATGGATGCCATAAAAGAGCACGCTAGACGCATCGGCTACCCAGTCATCTTAAAAGCAAGTGGAGGCGGAGGCGGACGTGGCATCAGAGAAGTTTGGCAAGAAGAAGATATGCAAGATGCCTTTGAGTCGTGCACCAGAGAAGCAAAGACCTACTTTAACAACGATGAAGTCTTTATGGAGAAGCTTGTCGTAAATCCTCGTCACATCGAGTTTCAAATTTTAGGCGACAACTACGGCAACATCATCCACCTTTGCGAGCGTGACTGCTCTATCCAAAGGCGTCACCAAAAGATCATTGAGATCGCACCTTGCCCATCAATTAGCGAAAATTTAAGAAAGATCATGGGTGTGACCGCAGTGGCCGCTGCAAAAGCTGTGGGCTACTCAAACGTAGGAACGATCGAGTTTTTGCTAGATGACTACAATAACTTTTACTTTATGGAGATGAATACTCGTATCCAAGTGGAGCATGGCATCACTGAAGAGATCACAGGTCACGACCTTGTCGTTAGGCAGATAAGGATCGCAGCTGGCGAGATTTTAGAAATCGAGCAAAGCGACATCAAACCACGTGGCTATGCGATAGAGGCTAGGATCACAGCTGAGAATGTCTGGGAAAATTTCATCCCAGCACCAGGCACGATCGAGGGCTACTATCCAGCACTTGGCCCATCTGTGCGCGTCGATAGCCACGTCTATAAAGACTACACCATACCGCCATTTTATGACTCTTTGATCGCAAAGCTGATCGTAAAGGCGACCGACTACGATCTAGCGGTAAATAAGCTTGAAAGAGCACTTGAAGAATTTACCATCGAAGGCGTGCGAACGATCATCCCATTTTTGCTAACGATCAGCAAAAGTAAAGAGTTTAGACGAGGATTTTTCGATACTAGCTACGTTGAGAAAAATTTAAAAACTATCCTTGAAAACACCTATGATGATATGAATAAAGAGCCAAACGATGATCTAGAAGATGTCATCGTAGAGGCGATAAAAAGATATAAAAAGAAGAGATAA
- a CDS encoding CopD family protein, translating into MAEYYLYLKYLHYLFFISWMAVLFYQPRLYVYHVENMDKPDFVKVVEVMEYKMYHYIGWVALIGSFVTGILILIAMPDLIKTGHIHVKILVVILMAIYHLDLGRYMKQLKEKRCNKSGIFFRAYNEVPTIAMLIIIWVMIVNPF; encoded by the coding sequence ATGGCAGAATATTATCTTTACTTAAAATACCTCCACTATTTGTTTTTCATCTCGTGGATGGCAGTGCTGTTTTATCAGCCAAGGCTCTATGTTTATCACGTAGAAAATATGGACAAACCTGACTTTGTAAAAGTGGTCGAAGTGATGGAGTACAAGATGTATCACTACATCGGCTGGGTCGCACTAATTGGCTCATTTGTCACTGGTATATTGATACTTATTGCGATGCCTGATCTTATAAAAACTGGTCACATACACGTCAAAATTTTAGTTGTCATCTTAATGGCTATCTATCACCTAGACCTTGGACGCTACATGAAGCAGCTCAAAGAAAAGCGCTGTAACAAAAGTGGCATCTTCTTTAGAGCTTACAACGAAGTGCCAACTATCGCGATGCTCATCATCATCTGGGTAATGATAGTAAATCCATTTTAA
- a CDS encoding pyridoxamine 5'-phosphate oxidase family protein: MRRKDRELSREDGLKIIDECEYAVISCVDDEGEIFSVPISPVRVGESIFIHGATAGCKAKLLQDGRKVEFVCVSFNKVPHLNDGELEAIQDDGKALGGKVFTTEYKSAIAKTRAYEVEDEAKRYEILKILSQKYTAYAMSTFDVAAEYGLGIIKIYELKIESLSAKAKILPKPAN; the protein is encoded by the coding sequence ATGAGACGAAAAGATAGAGAGCTAAGCCGTGAAGATGGCCTAAAAATCATAGATGAATGCGAATATGCGGTAATTTCATGCGTGGATGATGAGGGAGAAATTTTTAGCGTACCGATCTCGCCAGTAAGAGTTGGTGAAAGCATTTTTATACACGGAGCTACCGCTGGCTGTAAGGCAAAACTGCTTCAAGATGGACGAAAAGTGGAATTTGTCTGCGTTAGTTTCAACAAAGTCCCACACCTAAATGATGGCGAGCTAGAGGCGATACAAGATGACGGCAAGGCACTTGGTGGTAAGGTCTTTACAACCGAATACAAAAGTGCGATCGCAAAAACAAGAGCCTACGAGGTCGAGGACGAGGCCAAAAGATATGAAATTTTAAAAATTCTTAGCCAAAAATACACAGCATATGCGATGAGCACATTTGACGTGGCTGCGGAGTATGGGCTTGGGATCATAAAAATTTATGAGCTAAAGATAGAGAGCCTTAGTGCAAAGGCTAAAATTTTGCCAAAACCAGCAAATTAA
- the ung gene encoding uracil-DNA glycosylase, giving the protein MQINLDDIKIEPSWKEVLKDEFLSENFARIKENFLKVKSAGTVYPPSALIFNAFNLTPFHDVKVVILGQDPYHGANQAMGLSFSVPSGVRVPPSLVNIYKEIYADLGIKEPNSGDLTKWAKQGVLLLNSTLSVSAGVANSHASFGWQGFTDAVIKKISENLQNVVFMLWGNPARAKAPLIDASRHLILEAAHPSPLARGAFFGCRHFSKANIYLANHGKMPIDWDLNIKI; this is encoded by the coding sequence ATGCAGATAAATTTAGATGATATAAAGATTGAGCCAAGTTGGAAAGAGGTGCTAAAAGATGAGTTTTTGAGTGAAAATTTCGCGCGTATCAAAGAAAATTTCTTAAAAGTAAAGAGTGCTGGCACCGTCTATCCACCAAGTGCGCTTATATTTAATGCATTTAACCTAACGCCATTTCACGATGTCAAAGTCGTAATCCTAGGACAAGATCCATATCACGGCGCAAATCAAGCCATGGGATTAAGCTTTTCAGTACCTAGCGGCGTGAGAGTCCCGCCAAGTCTTGTGAATATCTATAAAGAAATTTATGCCGATCTTGGCATAAAAGAGCCAAATAGCGGCGATCTCACAAAATGGGCAAAGCAAGGCGTACTACTTCTAAACTCAACTTTAAGCGTTAGCGCTGGAGTGGCAAATTCTCACGCAAGCTTTGGCTGGCAGGGCTTTACTGATGCTGTAATAAAAAAGATAAGCGAAAATTTACAAAACGTAGTTTTTATGCTTTGGGGCAACCCAGCTAGAGCCAAAGCACCGCTCATTGACGCTAGCAGACACCTCATTTTAGAAGCAGCCCACCCAAGTCCGCTAGCTCGTGGGGCATTTTTTGGCTGCCGTCACTTCTCAAAAGCAAATATCTACCTAGCAAACCATGGCAAAATGCCAATAGACTGGGATCTAAACATAAAAATTTGA
- a CDS encoding alanine/glycine:cation symporter family protein, whose protein sequence is MPTNFAEILNNCVESINSFLWGPYFLIALLCGTGLFFTIRLGFVQIFKFKMGLRELFGNFSLHGEAAGKAGMSQFQAVATAIAAQVGTGNLVGATTALIMGGPGAIFWMWCAAFLGMATNFAEICLAQIYRTKDDSGHTIGGPAFYISRGLKGKWAKILAGFFAIAIIIALGFIGNMVQANSISDGFKGAFGIPQWITGAFLAIVCAVIFIGGVKAIARVAEKIVPLMALLYVGVGLIIIALNFHEIPDAVLLIYKAAFDPSAAWGGATGASIAAAMRYGIARGLFSNEAGMGSTPHAHAAANVKHPVDQAVLGIMSVFVDTFIVLNITVFVVLTANVISFENGKAVFTGITLVQEAFSSHIFGKVGGYSFVAVCLFFFAFTTILGWYYFAEINVRYLLGAKAVRAFQILVVVFVFLGSLQKVDFVWSLADMFNGLMVVPNLIAIIILSPIVAKLLKDHDAGKEYDVKDYLK, encoded by the coding sequence ATGCCTACAAATTTTGCTGAAATTTTAAATAATTGTGTTGAAAGTATAAATTCATTTCTTTGGGGTCCATACTTCCTTATCGCCCTACTTTGCGGCACCGGACTATTTTTTACTATTAGGCTTGGGTTTGTTCAAATTTTTAAGTTTAAAATGGGCCTAAGAGAACTTTTTGGGAATTTCTCGCTTCACGGCGAAGCTGCTGGCAAGGCTGGTATGAGCCAGTTTCAAGCAGTTGCAACTGCGATCGCCGCACAAGTTGGCACTGGCAATCTAGTAGGTGCGACAACAGCACTTATCATGGGTGGTCCTGGAGCGATTTTTTGGATGTGGTGTGCTGCGTTTTTAGGCATGGCTACAAATTTTGCTGAAATTTGCCTAGCTCAAATTTACCGCACGAAAGATGACAGCGGTCACACGATAGGCGGTCCAGCATTTTATATAAGTCGTGGATTAAAGGGAAAATGGGCAAAAATTTTAGCTGGATTTTTCGCTATCGCCATCATTATCGCACTTGGCTTTATCGGAAATATGGTGCAAGCAAACTCGATCTCAGACGGCTTTAAAGGTGCCTTTGGTATACCTCAGTGGATAACTGGAGCTTTTTTAGCAATCGTCTGTGCGGTCATCTTTATAGGTGGCGTAAAGGCGATCGCAAGAGTGGCTGAAAAGATCGTGCCTTTGATGGCTTTACTTTATGTAGGTGTTGGACTAATCATTATCGCTTTAAATTTTCACGAAATTCCAGATGCAGTTTTGCTTATCTACAAAGCAGCATTTGATCCTTCAGCTGCGTGGGGTGGAGCGACTGGAGCTAGTATAGCAGCTGCGATGAGATACGGCATAGCAAGGGGCCTTTTTAGCAATGAAGCTGGCATGGGCTCAACTCCACACGCGCACGCCGCAGCTAATGTCAAACACCCGGTCGATCAAGCAGTACTTGGTATAATGAGCGTATTTGTAGATACTTTTATCGTTTTAAATATAACCGTTTTTGTAGTACTTACCGCAAATGTCATCAGCTTTGAAAACGGCAAGGCAGTCTTTACAGGTATCACCTTGGTGCAAGAGGCTTTCTCATCGCATATCTTTGGTAAGGTTGGCGGATATAGTTTCGTGGCTGTTTGCCTATTTTTTTTTGCATTTACAACGATTCTTGGATGGTACTATTTTGCTGAGATTAACGTAAGATACCTTCTTGGGGCAAAGGCGGTCAGGGCGTTTCAAATTTTGGTAGTCGTTTTTGTCTTTTTGGGAAGCTTGCAAAAGGTTGATTTTGTCTGGAGCCTAGCAGATATGTTCAATGGCTTGATGGTCGTACCAAATTTAATTGCCATCATCATTTTAAGCCCTATCGTGGCAAAGCTTTTAAAAGATCACGATGCTGGCAAAGAGTATGATGTGAAAGATTATTTGAAATAA
- the infC gene encoding translation initiation factor IF-3: protein MSKENEVLLNEDIRAREVRCVGDDGTAYGVISREEALEISNKLGLDLVLIAPDAKPPVCKIMDYGKFRYQQEKKQKEAKKKQKTIEIKEIKLSVKIAQNDINYKVKHASEFLQDGKHVKFRVFLKGREMSTPEAGVAMLEKVWEMIKDEADRDKEPIIEGRYVNMLVTPKKG, encoded by the coding sequence TTGAGTAAGGAAAATGAAGTATTGCTCAATGAGGACATAAGGGCGAGAGAGGTAAGATGTGTAGGGGATGATGGCACGGCATACGGTGTCATCTCAAGAGAAGAGGCTTTAGAGATCTCAAATAAGCTTGGGCTTGATCTAGTGCTTATAGCGCCAGATGCGAAGCCGCCAGTTTGCAAGATAATGGACTATGGTAAATTCCGTTATCAGCAAGAGAAAAAGCAAAAAGAGGCCAAGAAAAAGCAAAAAACCATCGAGATAAAAGAGATAAAACTCTCTGTCAAGATCGCCCAAAACGATATAAACTATAAGGTTAAACACGCAAGCGAGTTTTTGCAAGATGGCAAACACGTTAAATTTCGTGTATTTTTAAAGGGTCGCGAGATGAGCACCCCAGAGGCTGGCGTAGCCATGCTTGAGAAGGTCTGGGAGATGATTAAAGACGAGGCTGATCGCGACAAAGAGCCTATAATAGAAGGTCGTTATGTAAATATGCTTGTAACTCCAAAAAAGGGTTAA
- a CDS encoding YbaK/EbsC family protein, producing the protein MSEQIFNKIYELLSKNEAKFKVLNHESATTSEEVAKLRGTKMSQGAKALVCSIKGADEEKFRQIFKDENVLNDYLLSDEKPAMKAGKAYVLAILPADMQANLNSLTQKFDGKRTSLASPDEVLALTDCVFGSVPPFSFHKNLHIVVDERLLQRNDEIAFNAGLLDRSIILNTKDYTKIVRPTLINFAE; encoded by the coding sequence GTGTCTGAGCAAATTTTTAATAAGATCTATGAGCTTCTTAGCAAGAATGAAGCCAAATTTAAAGTCCTAAATCATGAGAGTGCGACCACTTCAGAAGAGGTGGCAAAACTTAGAGGAACAAAGATGAGCCAAGGCGCAAAGGCTCTAGTTTGCTCTATTAAAGGAGCGGATGAGGAAAAATTTAGGCAAATTTTTAAAGATGAAAATGTGCTAAATGATTATTTGCTAAGCGATGAGAAGCCAGCGATGAAGGCTGGTAAAGCTTATGTCTTGGCTATTTTGCCAGCCGATATGCAAGCAAATCTTAATAGCTTGACACAAAAATTTGACGGCAAAAGGACAAGCCTAGCTAGTCCAGATGAGGTTTTGGCATTGACAGATTGTGTTTTTGGTTCAGTGCCACCATTTAGCTTTCATAAAAATTTACACATCGTAGTTGATGAAAGGTTACTACAAAGAAACGATGAGATCGCATTTAATGCGGGGCTACTTGATAGATCGATCATTTTAAATACAAAAGATTATACAAAGATAGTACGGCCAACGCTAATAAATTTTGCAGAATAA
- a CDS encoding SMI1/KNR4 family protein, with product MILKPPHKHLKTAQEALGINFPAKFTKLLSKFDLGNFEICNVKFGSKGDYVSELVRLNSVDEFGGKWWNGETRPLNLIVFAVGDPWIFLLDCTSGAVYAWLFGDEELCGRCIASDFEKFFIALASIDIVRLNEETLPSTQHILNFVQADDTARPFWQEMAQI from the coding sequence ATGATATTAAAGCCACCGCACAAGCACTTAAAAACGGCACAAGAAGCTCTTGGCATAAATTTCCCAGCTAAATTTACAAAGCTTTTAAGCAAATTTGACCTTGGAAATTTTGAAATTTGCAATGTCAAATTTGGCTCCAAAGGCGATTACGTGAGTGAGCTAGTACGGCTAAATAGCGTAGATGAGTTTGGTGGCAAATGGTGGAACGGCGAGACTCGCCCTTTAAATTTAATAGTCTTTGCCGTGGGTGATCCGTGGATATTTTTGCTTGATTGCACGAGTGGCGCGGTCTATGCATGGCTCTTTGGAGATGAGGAGCTTTGCGGTAGATGCATCGCAAGCGACTTTGAGAAATTTTTCATAGCACTTGCTAGCATCGATATAGTAAGGTTAAATGAAGAAACACTGCCATCAACCCAGCATATCCTAAATTTTGTCCAAGCAGACGACACAGCACGTCCTTTCTGGCAAGAGATGGCGCAAATTTAG
- a CDS encoding replication-associated recombination protein A, which translates to MFRPKSLDEICGQKAVKAAFLKFIASNKIPHSIFYGPAGCGKTSFARAVASGANYDFYEFDGGNLKIDDFRKILKNYENALNKPLFFIDEIHRLSKTQQEALLIPMENYKALVIGASTENPFFTLSSGIRSRSMLFEFRPLSSGDFEELLGKIKEQISFSIDEEAKEYLFKSSGGDARAMLNLLEFAITLDENVSLENLKTLRQNALKEGAKEDDTHYELASAFIKSLRGSDENAVIYYLARLIDSGESADFIARRMAIFASEDIGNANPNALNLAASTLSAVKEIGFPEARIILAQCAIYLASSPKSNSSYNAINAALRYVQSEEILKIPPYLKNHTKESKDYLYPHDFGGWVEQKYLEKPLVFYKSKGIGFEKTLNEWLEKIKSKG; encoded by the coding sequence ATGTTTAGACCAAAAAGCTTGGATGAAATTTGTGGACAAAAGGCAGTTAAAGCAGCATTTTTAAAATTTATAGCCTCTAACAAAATCCCACACTCCATCTTTTATGGTCCAGCAGGCTGTGGCAAGACGAGCTTTGCAAGAGCAGTAGCAAGCGGCGCAAACTACGACTTTTACGAGTTTGATGGCGGAAATTTAAAGATAGATGACTTTCGCAAAATTTTAAAAAACTACGAAAACGCCCTAAATAAGCCGCTCTTTTTCATAGACGAGATCCACCGCCTAAGCAAAACCCAGCAAGAAGCGCTACTAATCCCCATGGAAAACTACAAAGCCCTAGTCATCGGCGCTAGTACGGAAAATCCCTTTTTCACCCTAAGCTCAGGCATCAGAAGTCGCTCGATGCTCTTTGAGTTTAGGCCGCTTAGTAGTGGTGATTTTGAGGAGCTTCTTGGCAAAATCAAAGAGCAAATTTCATTTAGCATAGACGAGGAAGCAAAAGAGTATCTCTTTAAAAGTAGTGGCGGCGACGCAAGAGCTATGCTAAATTTACTTGAATTTGCCATCACGCTTGATGAAAATGTGAGTCTGGAAAATTTAAAAACGCTTCGCCAAAACGCCCTAAAAGAGGGAGCAAAAGAGGATGACACGCACTACGAACTAGCAAGTGCTTTTATAAAAAGTCTGCGTGGAAGCGACGAAAACGCCGTTATCTACTATCTCGCAAGGCTCATAGACTCTGGCGAGAGTGCGGACTTCATCGCTAGAAGGATGGCGATATTTGCCAGCGAAGACATCGGCAACGCAAACCCAAATGCGCTAAATTTAGCCGCAAGCACGCTAAGCGCGGTAAAAGAGATAGGCTTTCCAGAGGCTAGGATCATACTGGCTCAGTGTGCTATCTATCTAGCTAGCTCGCCAAAGTCAAACTCCAGCTACAACGCGATAAATGCCGCTCTAAGATACGTGCAAAGCGAAGAAATTTTAAAGATCCCGCCATATCTAAAAAATCACACAAAAGAGAGCAAAGACTACCTTTATCCGCATGATTTTGGCGGCTGGGTCGAGCAAAAATACCTAGAAAAACCGCTCGTTTTTTACAAAAGCAAGGGCATAGGCTTTGAAAAAACGCTAAATGAGTGGCTAGAGAAAATAAAATCCAAGGGTTAA